The Patescibacteria group bacterium genome window below encodes:
- a CDS encoding polymer-forming cytoskeletal protein produces the protein MLKTRLFFLASFALSLVALFYLAPSAEAVSFRSGDIVNIDSGQTVSESLYVVASTLTVDGKVEGDLICAADSLTVNGEVTGDIICVGSTIVINGQVGGNLRLFGSTLTLGGQIEKNTSLGAMILSFTSNSEIKGDLLYWAATSDLRGKVGRDIDGYGTAVTVAGEVGRNLYLFSDRVRANKKNDNTPGITLESGVVVGGNFGYSSGDEPVVEEGVSIAGETIRHEFKMGKDKAPNPMAWVWWKVLSIFSALVIGLVLVIWLDKPLRKIDNLMFSKSNPALGWGLFALIIIPLIAIVLLFTIIGIPLALVTAGLWFLAVYLAKIITAIVVGQRIMKKYLDKAENDKKSLPLFWPMVVGIVVCYLIFAIPVIGWAASFLATVWGLGGIWMYGKSLREKQP, from the coding sequence ATGTTAAAAACAAGACTGTTTTTCTTGGCCTCCTTTGCCCTATCTTTGGTTGCCTTGTTTTATCTGGCACCTTCGGCCGAGGCTGTTTCGTTTCGTTCGGGCGATATTGTAAATATTGATTCCGGACAAACGGTTAGTGAGAGCCTCTACGTGGTTGCTTCAACTTTAACAGTGGATGGTAAAGTAGAGGGAGATTTAATCTGTGCTGCAGATTCATTAACGGTTAATGGAGAGGTAACTGGTGATATTATCTGTGTTGGTTCAACCATAGTAATTAACGGACAAGTTGGAGGCAATCTTCGTTTGTTTGGTTCAACCCTAACACTTGGTGGACAAATTGAGAAAAATACTTCATTAGGAGCTATGATTTTGTCTTTTACTTCTAATTCAGAAATTAAAGGAGATTTATTATATTGGGCAGCCACTTCAGATTTACGCGGTAAGGTAGGTAGAGATATAGATGGTTACGGTACGGCAGTAACTGTTGCTGGAGAAGTAGGTCGTAATCTTTATCTTTTTTCGGACAGAGTAAGAGCTAATAAGAAAAACGATAATACTCCTGGTATAACCCTAGAAAGCGGCGTGGTTGTTGGAGGAAATTTTGGTTATTCATCTGGTGATGAACCGGTTGTTGAAGAAGGAGTTTCAATAGCCGGTGAAACTATCAGGCATGAGTTTAAAATGGGAAAAGATAAAGCCCCTAACCCAATGGCTTGGGTTTGGTGGAAAGTTTTATCTATTTTCTCAGCTTTGGTGATTGGTTTAGTTTTGGTAATTTGGCTAGATAAGCCTTTACGAAAAATTGATAATCTAATGTTTAGTAAATCAAATCCGGCTTTGGGTTGGGGACTATTTGCTTTAATAATTATTCCTCTAATTGCCATTGTTCTCTTGTTTACGATTATCGGTATACCCTTGGCTTTGGTTACGGCCGGACTTTGGTTTTTGGCGGTTTACTTGGCTAAAATAATAACCGCTATAGTAGTTGGGCAAAGGATTATGAAAAAATATTTAGATAAAGCGGAGAATGATAAGAAAAGCTTACCTTTGTTTTGGCCGATGGTTGTCGGTATAGTGGTCTGCTATCTAATATTCGCAATCCCGGTAATCGGCTGGGCAGCTTCTTTCCTAGCTACAGTTTGGGGATTGGGAGGTATTTGGATGTACGGCAAGAGCCTAAGAGAGAAACAACCATAA
- the glyA gene encoding serine hydroxymethyltransferase, with protein sequence MIHNTIKDSDQEIGNLITQETVRQNNELELIASENYVSPAVLEALSSPLANKYSEGYPGKRYYGGNGVIDEVEKLAQERAKKLFGAEHVNVQPLSGSPANAAIYLAMLKPGDTVMGLRLDHGGHLSHGHPINFSGLLYNFVQYRLGQNGLVDMEQVREIALANKPAMIVAGFSAYSREIDWEGFKKIADEVGALTMADISHPAGLIAAGELSNPVPFFDIVMTTTHKTLRGPRGAIIMCKEQHAKAIDRAVFPGIQGGPHDHVTAAKAVAFNEALQPEFKTYAKQVIANAKIMAKIFMDNNYTIVSGGTDNHLLVIDLQNKNLSGKEAERILEEIGISVSRSTVPNDPNPPLNPSGIRLGTPAITTRGFREKETEEVIRIIIKALQNSQNTDELMECKKMISELCLRYPLPY encoded by the coding sequence ATGATCCACAATACAATAAAAGATTCTGATCAGGAGATAGGTAACCTGATTACACAAGAAACAGTTCGCCAGAATAACGAATTGGAGCTAATTGCTTCGGAAAACTATGTTTCTCCAGCGGTTTTAGAAGCCCTATCCTCGCCTTTGGCTAATAAATACAGTGAAGGCTACCCTGGTAAAAGATACTATGGTGGCAACGGTGTTATTGATGAAGTAGAAAAACTAGCCCAAGAAAGAGCTAAAAAACTCTTCGGCGCAGAGCATGTTAACGTCCAACCTCTTTCTGGCTCCCCAGCCAACGCGGCAATTTATCTGGCCATGTTAAAACCAGGAGATACCGTAATGGGCTTGCGTCTTGATCACGGCGGACATTTATCCCATGGACACCCGATTAACTTTTCCGGCCTGCTTTATAACTTCGTACAATATAGACTGGGTCAAAACGGCCTGGTTGACATGGAACAAGTAAGAGAGATTGCCTTGGCCAATAAGCCAGCAATGATCGTAGCCGGCTTTAGCGCCTATTCAAGAGAAATAGATTGGGAAGGCTTTAAAAAAATAGCGGATGAAGTCGGAGCACTAACTATGGCAGATATTTCCCACCCGGCCGGTTTAATCGCCGCTGGTGAGCTCTCTAATCCAGTACCTTTTTTTGATATTGTTATGACCACCACCCATAAGACTCTACGAGGACCAAGAGGTGCAATTATTATGTGCAAAGAACAACACGCCAAAGCTATAGATCGTGCCGTCTTCCCAGGTATACAAGGAGGACCGCATGATCATGTTACAGCCGCTAAAGCCGTAGCTTTTAATGAGGCACTACAACCAGAATTTAAAACTTACGCCAAGCAGGTTATAGCTAACGCCAAAATTATGGCCAAGATCTTTATGGATAATAACTACACTATAGTCTCTGGCGGAACAGATAATCATCTTTTGGTTATTGACCTACAAAACAAAAATCTTTCAGGTAAAGAAGCAGAAAGAATTTTAGAAGAAATCGGTATATCGGTTTCCCGCTCTACTGTACCAAACGATCCTAATCCACCACTTAACCCTTCTGGTATAAGACTAGGTACACCGGCTATTACCACTAGAGGCTTTAGGGAAAAAGAAACCGAAGAAGTAATAAGGATAATAATTAAGGCCCTGCAAAACTCACAAAATACGGACGAGCTAATGGAATGCAAAAAAATGATTTCCGAACTTTGCCTTCGCTACCCTCTACCTTATTAA